In the genome of Mycobacterium kansasii ATCC 12478, one region contains:
- a CDS encoding oxidoreductase, translating to MPGWTAAKLPSFAGRVVIVTGANSGLGEVTARELARVGAHVILAVRNTEKGEAVARQMADPGACRLEVRRLDLQDLSSVRDFADGIDKVDVLVNNAGIMAAQYTLTADGFEGHMATNHLGHFALTNLLLPKLTDRVVTVSSLLHNIGYLSLSDLNWQSRPYSAWLAYGQSKLANLLFTSELQRRLDAVGSSLRALAAHPGWSHTNLQGNSGRKVVDAAVLAVDRMVSTDADFGARQTLYAVSQDLAGNTFVGPRFGLYGRTQPTWRNWSARRAATAVALWELSEQLTGAKFPL from the coding sequence GTGCCTGGGTGGACCGCCGCAAAGCTGCCGTCGTTCGCCGGACGTGTCGTCATTGTCACCGGCGCCAACAGCGGGCTGGGTGAGGTGACCGCCCGCGAGCTGGCCCGGGTCGGTGCCCACGTCATCCTGGCGGTACGCAACACCGAGAAAGGCGAGGCCGTCGCCCGGCAAATGGCCGACCCCGGGGCGTGTCGCCTCGAGGTGCGTCGGCTCGACCTGCAGGACCTGTCCTCGGTGCGGGACTTCGCCGACGGCATCGACAAAGTCGATGTCCTGGTCAACAACGCCGGCATCATGGCCGCCCAATACACGCTGACGGCCGACGGATTCGAGGGCCATATGGCCACCAATCACCTCGGTCATTTCGCGCTGACCAACCTGCTGCTGCCCAAGCTCACCGACCGGGTGGTGACGGTGTCCTCGCTGCTGCACAACATCGGCTACCTGAGCCTCAGTGACCTGAACTGGCAGTCGCGACCGTATTCGGCATGGCTGGCTTACGGCCAGTCGAAGCTGGCCAACCTGCTCTTCACCAGCGAGCTGCAGCGGCGTCTGGATGCCGTCGGCTCCTCGCTGCGCGCACTGGCCGCTCATCCGGGCTGGTCACACACGAACCTGCAGGGCAACTCCGGCCGCAAAGTGGTGGACGCGGCGGTCTTGGCCGTAGACCGGATGGTGTCTACCGATGCCGACTTCGGCGCCCGCCAGACGTTGTATGCGGTGTCGCAGGACCTCGCCGGCAACACGTTCGTCGGCCCGCGATTCGGCCTGTATGGCCGCACCCAGCCGACCTGGCGCAACTGGTCGGCCAGGCGCGCCGCCACCGCCGTCGCACTCTGGGAGCTGTCCGAACAGCTGACCGGTGCCAAGTTCCCCCTTTGA
- a CDS encoding DMT family transporter, whose amino-acid sequence MSNTDIAGFLALCAALAAAVGSVIRQRSAQEITDQPVGYLALFGMLLRDTRWWLGGLGDIASYCLLAAALDKGSVMLVTALQVTVLLFALPLYARLAHHRITRREWLSAVLLAAALATLITAGDPTAGHSRGSPQGWIAVAAVLGPALGLCVLGARILADRPAAAVLLAVVSGSSLALFAVLTKGIVDVLEHGTDNLLRTPELYGWVLAALGGMIFQQSAFRAGALTASLPTLTVAKPVVASVLGVTVLGETLEADGPEWLLLVASAVVVIIATVALARGEAATMAAGAGRDVTIADRPPAPWQPLTG is encoded by the coding sequence ATGTCGAATACCGATATCGCCGGGTTTCTCGCGTTGTGCGCCGCGCTGGCAGCCGCGGTCGGCAGTGTGATCCGCCAGCGGTCCGCCCAGGAGATCACCGACCAACCCGTCGGCTACCTGGCGCTGTTCGGAATGTTGTTGCGCGACACCCGCTGGTGGCTGGGCGGTCTGGGCGACATCGCCAGTTACTGTCTGCTCGCCGCGGCCCTCGACAAGGGCTCGGTGATGTTGGTGACGGCACTGCAGGTGACGGTGCTGCTGTTCGCGCTGCCCCTCTATGCACGGTTGGCCCATCATCGGATAACCCGGCGGGAGTGGCTGTCGGCGGTGTTGCTGGCTGCGGCGTTGGCGACACTCATCACGGCTGGGGATCCCACCGCCGGCCACTCCCGAGGCTCGCCGCAAGGCTGGATCGCGGTGGCCGCGGTGCTGGGCCCGGCCTTGGGATTGTGTGTGCTGGGCGCCCGGATCCTGGCGGATCGTCCCGCTGCGGCGGTGCTGCTGGCGGTGGTGTCGGGTTCGTCGTTGGCGCTGTTCGCGGTGCTCACCAAGGGCATCGTTGACGTGCTCGAACACGGTACGGACAACCTGTTGCGCACACCCGAGCTATATGGCTGGGTGCTGGCCGCGCTGGGCGGGATGATCTTCCAGCAGTCGGCGTTTCGCGCCGGCGCCCTGACCGCCTCACTGCCGACGCTGACGGTGGCCAAACCGGTGGTGGCCTCGGTGCTCGGGGTCACCGTGCTCGGCGAAACGTTGGAGGCCGACGGCCCGGAGTGGCTGTTGCTGGTGGCCTCGGCGGTGGTGGTGATCATCGCGACGGTCGCCTTGGCGCGCGGTGAGGCCGCCACCATGGCGGCCGGCGCTGGACGCGACGTGACGATCGCCGACCGGCCACCGGCACCGTGGCAACCCTTGACCGGTTGA
- a CDS encoding MbtH family protein, which yields MSVNPFDDDNGSFFVLVNDEEQHSLWPVFADIPAGWRVVYGEATRAECLDYVDQNWTDIRPKSLRESLRQRQASDS from the coding sequence GTGAGTGTCAATCCGTTCGACGACGACAACGGTAGCTTCTTCGTCCTGGTCAACGACGAGGAGCAGCACAGCCTGTGGCCGGTGTTCGCCGATATTCCGGCCGGTTGGCGGGTCGTTTACGGCGAGGCCACCCGGGCCGAATGTCTGGACTATGTCGACCAGAACTGGACCGATATCAGGCCGAAGAGTCTTCGCGAAAGTTTGCGGCAGAGGCAGGCTTCCGATTCGTAA